The proteins below are encoded in one region of Apium graveolens cultivar Ventura chromosome 4, ASM990537v1, whole genome shotgun sequence:
- the LOC141719822 gene encoding uncharacterized protein LOC141719822 — protein sequence MEGFRKTIEDCNLLDLGYQGEWFTWEKSRGTVRWMQERLDRGLANKEWMELFPSAIVKRFRFENIWIKEDECRNLVLEYWNGIEGSNIMDKMAFVCSKLEEWGGGMVKKMWVQIQSSKKDLRKYGSRRYVEGIQKYNKQREKQFWLREGEKNTRLFHKFSSARKEHNSIKKLKDVNGVWKKADEEIQGIITYYFEQIFQTGGVDEGLVDGERVRTVTDE from the exons ATGGAAGGGTTCCGGAAAACGATTGAGGATTGTAATTTATTAGACTTGGGTTATCAGGGAGAGTGGTTTACATGGGAGAAGTCTCGAGGCACTGTGAGGTGGATGCAGGAAAGATTAGACAGAGGGTTGGCTAACAAGGAGTGGATGGAGTTGTTTCCGTCAGCTATAGTCAAG CGTTTTAGATTTGAAAATATATGGATAAAAGAAGATGAATGTCGTAACTTGGTGCTGGAATACTGGAATGGAATTGAGGGATCAAATATTATGGATAAAATGGCTTTTGTTTGCTCAAAGCTAGAAGAATGGGGTGGTGGTATGGTTAAGAAAATGTGGGTTCAAATTCAGAGTTCTAAGAAGGATTTGAGAAAGTACGGATCAAGAAGATATGTGGAGGGCATTCAGAAGTATAATAAG CAAAGAGAAAAGCAGTTCTGGCTGCGCGAGGGAGAAAAAAATACACGGCTTTTCCATAAGTTCTCATCTGCAAGAAAAGAGCATAACTCGATCAAAAAGTTGAAGGATGTGAATGGTGTGTGGAAGAAAGCTGACGAGGAAATTCAGGGAATTATAACTTATTATTTTGAACAGATTTTCCAAACGGGAGGGGTGGATGAAGGCCTGGTTGATGGAGAACGAGTGCGTACAGTTACTGATGAGTAG